DNA from Cheilinus undulatus linkage group 20, ASM1832078v1, whole genome shotgun sequence:
AGtaccagactctgggaccttgattttaaaatgaagtgCAAAATTAAGTTTAttctgaaaacaggattttggaCCACTGAACAACAGCCAGTTCTTTTCCCTTTGGCCCAGATGAGAAGCTTTTAACATTGTCTGTAGTTCAAGAGTGGCTAGACACTAGGATCACAACTCTTGTCCATTTCCTGGGCCCGTCTGTGTTGTGGCTCTTGATGAACTGACTCCAGCTTCTGTCCACTTCTTGTGAAGGTcctctaagttcttgaatctggtTTGACAGTcttctgaaggctgagctcatccctggtGATTGTGCAcctttttctcttccagtcaactttaagtgaatatgctttgatacagcatCTTAGAACAACCTGCcttttcagcaatgaccttctgtggcttaccttGTGAAGGgttcagtgattgtcttctgatcaagagtcaagtcagcagtcttccctatgattgcagttgtgtgcactgaaccagagtgagacataaccttgcaaagcagatggatccgcctgtttttgtgtttctcactggcaaatccatcttgcaaagctcccatctgaactgtttgggcccagttagaaagtgacaggaccaatcagcgatgggcagtactttcggatgcggcagagttgtgacataagcaagcagcaacaagaggccagtgcaattattgTGGAAGacattaacgtggatgctgctaaagcgccagttttatcagaacttgatgacatttcttcattaaaaaagaacaaagaacagcagtgagttggtttaaaaaaaaaaatcaactaaagTCATGTAATAACATGACTACAGTCGCCATCCTCCATATTGGTGAACCTTGGTAGTGGCCATGTCacgcgttttgttgctctgattggcctgtaaagatgtgatagacagaacgttcatccagtcatcCTCCGAGTTTttctcaaaggctctgccctttcccaaacgcagtctgtggaaggttttccagatggattcgtgaaaaaaatccatctggcatgccaggttaatcTTGTTCCATCTTAGGTCCCAACAGCAAcatttttaattacaaaaatttAGGTTGTAATTCCTTAGAAAGGCCAGGATGGGTCCCCCTAAGGCTAGACAAGTTTAGTACCGCTGGTCAAGATGATCTGTGAATGTTGAACCAAGCATCAGAATTGAAAATAGAGCAGATTTTAGTGGCTTTGAATGCACCATCGTTGTTGGTCTGACTATTTTACATTTGCTGATctaccatctctagagtttacgaGGATGatccaaaaaattagaaaatatcaATCTTTCTTTCTCACTGTGATGCTCAGCTCTGATGCAgttactgactgactgatcaGATATTCATCTTAATGAGTAGATGAACAgatatacctaataaagtggttgGTGAGTAGAAGTTTTCAGCAGCAAAATTGCTTAACTTCTCATAACCATTTATGGTAAATTCTGTGCTTTTTTATAACATGTTTTTGAAAGTATTTCCTAAACTAAtaaattgtttttatgtcattacTGAAGGGGAATTTTCTGCGAGAAGGTGTCGGATGTAATGTGGAGGAGAATCTGGGACCTGACAGACAGGTACATCAGGAGATATAAAAAGACTAAGCAGTAAATCCGCTGTACACTGAGTTTCTGTCTACAAATAGTTTTCCAGTGAACacatatttaatttttccatcatgttgTGTAATATTGTCTATGCTTTGTCTCTTGGCAGTCTGTAAATAAATTACAACACAAACAGTAAAGACGTCATTGTGGACCTTCTCCTAACATTTGACACATGCCTTACAGAACAAACGTGGCATTGTTTATTCTTAATATGTTAGTCATTACAACCTTGgtttatttctaaaaaatacTGTAGGATAACACTTAAGAGTACCTATATATCTAAACTGTCAGCACTCTGACCCCCCGATAAAGAATAGCTCAAAGATATGTTATTCTGATGGCACTGAAATAATCATTGACAAACTTGTACTTTAGAGGTCTAAACTAAGTATCTTTTCATAATTCTTGTTATGAACTGTTTAGAGAAATGCACTGCTTTTGTGAGAAGCTGCTTTGAGATAAGGTTATATGTAGCAGAGATAAATAGAAGAATAAACAACAATGTAAATGTTtgagagaaaattaaaaatgaacaaaggaGGAGCAAAAATCCCAGTTGGCTTTTGCTGTAAAGAAGtctctgcattttcttttaaagatgcaTTTGTTACCACTGCAAGTCAACCAGATATAAGATCGCAGACAAAAGCTGCTGAAACCTTTTACAAGGGCTGTAAGccttattttagtttaacttgCTTGGTTTAACACCTCCAGTGTTAGCCAAAGATCTATAAGCACAACCAAAAGAATATTTCTGAAGTAGATGAGCTCACCACTGCAGGGAATAAAACTCACTTGAACCAGCCACAGAATTTGGCTTGGAACTTAATTATTTCTTCTACACATGTAAAGACTCCAGAATTTGGGTCAAAGGGGACCGCTAAAATAGTTTCAGAGGCTTTTTATGTTGACTGATGCCTAagcatttttagatttttttttccctgtgtaTGTGACAAGGTGGTAAATCTGCAAGCTGTTTGTACATTGTTTTAATTGTAATGAGCTTTCAGTAAACTCAGATAAAACCACAGCATGTACAagtgaaaagcacaaactgggATTAATTATAAAGCCATATAAACCATACCAGTAATGCCACGATTATTAATAATGAAGCCATACAAACCCCATGAAGAATGGCACTGGTAGAGTAATAATGAAAGTATGGAAACCATTACCATACCAATTATGCCCCTGTGATTAATTATCAGATGGTTTGTTGACTGTTACCGTGCACTCTGATGTCATAGAGTTTGGTAACAGATTTAATGATTAACTCCTAACTTCTGACTAATGCCTGTGTAGGATGACATGGCAGCATGATATAACCAAAATGATTCATGTCTCAGAGGATTTGGAAAAACTTAGATGGAAATTAGATACTGAGCTAAATCTGTTACAAAGcatcttttcttttgttgtgaCCAATATTATTTGTACATTGTCCCGGTTAGACACAATGCCAAAAAACTAATGTTAAGTAATTGATTTAGATATAAGttgaaaacaaagctaaagcattttttaacagcATAAAATAGAAAATTGAATTCATTTAatgaagtattttattttttcgtATTTGTGACTAAGTAAAGACGGTATCTTACTGTCATTTTCATTATCATTCAAATTGACTTATTTTAGGGCTGTAAGGATTATTCAAGTTAATGGCGCttaatcacaattttttttcacaattattgcatgatttattgtccctttcaactGACTTTGGTTAAACCAtgtcagtgtctccctgcagccacagtgatataaaataagtccacaacTGCCCCTTAAAGTTCCATTTCACTgtagtggacaagtcaaaagtaatCTGCACTTTGTGTGTCAAACATTTAGTCTTTGCTGTCTCATCATATTCTTTTTAGTCCATAACATGGCCCTTTtcctgtggttaagttcatgtcataatcttctaTCTATATTAACAGGTGTGTACCGAAGTAGGTCAATTATCTTTAGTTTAAGAGAGTAGGCAAAACGAAAATGATACAAATAGAGTTTCAAATGCAAAAtgctggaattttaaaatgtgatcaaaAGGGTgtcattaatcacaattaatttttttaatcctttgacAGCCTTATAGTGCCACataatgtaataacgccgcattatgtaagCCACtaactggttagggttagggcaaggtagtagggtgtaccctggagcccaccttaagtctagggttaaggttaggtgtttagtctagagccctgaaggggggttaggtttaggcataagtcactaagcggttagagttagggcaaggttgTTGGGTAGGgtataccttggagcccacactaagtcctatgtttaggattattacataatgtggcgctacaagcCTTCCCTTGTTCTTTACCATTACTTGATCACTCAATCAGTCTATAAATGCAGTTGCAGTTGAGTCCCTTGGGCTCCAAAGGAAAAGGGCCATCCTGATCGTCATCAACACCAAGTTCAAGTCAGCATTGGTGATGAAgaggtgtattagtgcccacaACATGGCTAACTTGCACATCGGTGATGGCATCTTTGATACACTCAGGTTTTAGAATATCATATACTTCTATTCAGATGCCATCTTTTTTTTAGAGACAtactttcttattttaaccaggCAAAGCCTCATTCTGTATGAGTTCaaacagcatggctttgcagtAAATGGTGTGGCTACTAGACTGTAGGAGTATTAGTAACACCAGCTAGCTGATTCATCACACCTGGCAAGATATATTCGTCTTTATCTGTCCTGTGAAACACTCATATCAGTAGCACTCATGATAGTCATGATGTGAAACACATGCTGCTATTTTTATTCACCTTTGTCTGGATTTTCATTATTACATAAAAGGATCTGTTTTTGCATCAATCTCAGCCTGTGaactttttaaggctttttcaACCATATGAATCGGTGTGCAGGTATCTCCACTGCCCTTTTTTTATTCCCCTTTCAGTATTGACACACCCCAGGGTAATATTTGTTTTATGTCGCGAGTATTTACAGTTTCACAGCATCAGTCTTTATGGAGAAAATGTGAAGGGATTTAGGGACTGAGGTGTTGTGATGGCAGTGTTCCTTGACCTAATAAAGAAATTTGACACTGTCGACAACGATGTTCTCATTTCAAAGTTGTCTAAATTTAATTTCTCCAAGCTAGCTTTAAATGGGTTGGCTTCTTATTTCCACTTGAGAGAGCGATGTGTGAAGATTGCCTCAAAAAAGTCTTCTCCATGATAGAATAAAAAGGGTATACTCCAAGGCTCAAGACAGGGCCAACtgatttttagcctttttattAATGATCGACCTGAAAGTTTTCTAGGGCTGGTTGTCAgctctatgctgatgacacagttCTATATACTTCTGCAAAGACACCAAACGAGGCAACTATGAGATTATTATAATATATAAAAGAGGTTTGTAAGTGGCTTAATCAAAGACAGTCTCCATGTGCTTTTCTATTTAGACCTTTTAGGTGAACATAGTCCTAGATTccaaacttaaaaacaacaaaaattttaaaaagatcaCAAACACACTAAAAAGAAATCTGAACTGCTGCAAACTAATAGGGCACAGTTGTGTTTGTATGCAAAGATTTTTTCAcgtttttttgtgattttttttgtgccagTGTGAAGCCAATCCTCCTTAAAAATGATTAGGCCTTTTGCATCTTTGTATAACCAAGTATTAAAAACAATGGATAAAACCCAGGAGGTGGCACCACTATCACATACTGAAGCAGTATAATTTGCTCAGTTTTGATAATTGTATAAGATTTTTACTTGACATTGGTTTTAAAAGCCTCCAAAACTTAGCACCAGAAATTTTATGCAAACTTTTTATAGGAAAAACTAGTGGTAGGAACACCAGGACAGAGCTAGAAGTAACTTTTAGTAACTAATTTCCCATCGCAAGACCTCCCTGGGGCAGTCAGCTTTTTCTGTAAAAGGCTTTCTGTTGAATGCACTACCAACTGAAATGAACATaagaaataaagacttttaACAAAAGCTAAAACAAAATCATAGATGTAAGCatgatgaggtgggagtgacagtgacatcCCCTTGCCACAAAGTGAGAGTCCCGCagctctgctgcctcagagcgattTTTGAGGTGGAGAATTCTCCCCCTTCACAGTCCCTTGAAGCAGACTGcgtggtggtggaccgtggtggtcctgagaACTACCTGTTAGGGCTGCTGGCTCCAGCATCGGCTTTACTGAAgctggagctctcagagccCAGGCAGTGCAGATGCAGGGGAGGATGGGAGtagtctctgaatggtaaagttggTTAGAACAGTCTACGGTTATATAAAGTTTGTGGCGTAGAAACCTACATCACATAAGGCGCACTtcttcagaaaagatttttcaaagcagatatccatttgagctaattaaaagccataaaatgcagatttttatcagctaggcgcaaatgtcagaaataacaccagcatttaTGTGTtctatcatagttcagtcagatactttagtgtacagctgaaaaaagttgaagtgctttaatgcattTGGACTACATATCTTGTCATCTGTGTATGACTGCTTTCTGTTTGTCTGAAACTCTGTTTGTTGCTGCcatcttggccaggacactcttgagatttttaatctcaaggaggttaaataaaggttaaataaatactgtacatttttgtcctagagtcttttactttttaaaaactattgtAATTGTCTGCAGGACAAGGGATGGAAACTAGCAATAGCTATAGTCTCTATTTGTGAAACATTAGTTAAgtattgcttgtttttaacAGGTTTAAGTTGTACTGCCATTTGCATTGttcctatcaaataaactttttttttaattatacaAGACTGGCCTGCATAAGACCTGCCACCATTTGAATATATATTATGAGGCACAAAACACAATGACAGAACCCTGCACTATTGAACTACTTAAGATGTACATCAAGTAAGAATGGGAAAACAAAACCCACTTTAAAACATCAATAATTAGTGTCTTCAGTCCCCAAATGATTTTAGAGTGTTGTTAGTAGTGACACagcacagaaataaaacatgctcctgtcccaactttttgggaaagCTTGCAGACATTAAATCTATCAGTGAGtatgtttctaaaaaaaaaacagtaagcTTGTCATTTTAACATTATCTTGTCTTTAAGTGATTTTCAGTTGAAAAGGATTGGTAAATCAATgtgttctgttttcattcacattttacataatGTCACAGCTTTTTGGAGATGGGTTTGTGATGTAATTTACAGTACAGCTTAAAGACATTAGGTcttgaattgaaaaaaatatatatataatagaAGACTTTGAGAAGGGGTTGTGTTCTTAGTCATTCATGCCCATGCATGCAGTGAAAGAGACCTGCAAATCAAATGACCAAAGTGCTGAGTTATGGAAAACTAGATTTCATCTGTATTCATTCCATTATACAATAACACTGAAAATTTAGCCCCATCTACTGGTAAAACCTGGTAGTtgcatgctgctgctgtgcttTTCCTTACCATAGACTGTAACGTATTTGAACAGATTTATTTCTTTAGACTTTTTAATCACAAGGCAAGAAGTAGTGTTCTTAAGTGTGTAATCAATACCAAAATCCACACTGACATAAAAAATACTACTTCTTCATCAGGTTTTGACAAAAATTCAACTTATAGATCTTCAGAGGTGTATCCACAGTCCCTTTTTCATTAGAAAAGACTCAACAGTTGTAAACAATCCATGAAATCTACTTTTCACATCCAGTGTGGCAACAGTATAGAGGAAAGTAGGTGGGAAGGTGTTGAATCTCACAAGGAACTATCTATccagttttttctttcatccCTTCAATCGCTCCCCTTCGTTTCAGGTTGGTGAAGAGCAAGGCAAAGTTGATAATGTATGTTGACACACAGACCACGCAGAAGTCTCCAAGGACGAAGGCGAGAATGGACGCAAGATAGAGCGAGCCGGCTACAGAGACCCATGAGGAAAAtaccaaaaatgctgctgcttttttggATAGAGACAGTcctgcaataaaaacaaaaacatacaaggGAAGTCACAGAGAGACATTATGTATgcaatatttaggaaaatgctCTCTATTATCATTATCTCTTttacatttctacaaagtaatgccaaataaacaaaaatatgttatggAAAAAagggactgcataaatattcacccccttcaagtcagtatttagtagatgcacctttggcagtaatcacagcactaagtctgtgtggaggtctcaatcaggcttacacatctggacactgaagttttatttcagtcttctttgcaaaactgctcaggctCTGTCAGGTTTCACTGGAATCTGACATGAACACCCCTTTTTCATGTCCAGCCATAaactctgttggattgaggtctgggcttttactcagccactccaggacattcaccctgttgtctttaaaccatttctatgcAGCTTTCACGGTATGATTTGGGtcgttgtcttgctggaaaatacatcttttcccaagccatagttctttAGCAGATCGAATACAATTGTCttccattttcttccattttgcagaattcattttaccatctacctttatgagccttccagggctggcttctgagaagcatccccacggcatgatgctgccaccaacaagtttcacaatggggatggtgtgtttgtggtgatgtgcagaggTTGGTTTTTGCCAAACAGTGTCTTGTcattggtctcatcagaccaaagaactttcttccacttgaccatggagtctcctgcTCTAGTCaaaatttaatctgttttcttcagcagtgtccttttctttgccactctcccataaagctttgactggtgcaTAAGCCGGGCAACggttgttgtatgcagtctcttccatctcaagTGCTGAAGCTGGTAACTGCTTCAGAGTAGTCAGGTGTCTTGGCAGCCTCTCTCACTGATCTagttgcacagtcactcagtttgtgaggacagcctgatcctggcagatttacacgtgtcatATTCCTTATGGATTAAACTAAACTCCAAGGGAatttcagtgccttggattttttttgtatccatccctgaCATATACTTTCCTATAACCTACACTCTGGTttgcttttgtcttcatggtgtaatggtagccaggaataataAGTAACCAGTGACTTGAACTTCCAGACAtgtgtgtctttatactacaattacttaaaacacattcactgcactcacaGGTTATCCTCATTTCACTAGCTGTAGGCCTACTAGCTGTGGACCTCTGTTAGGTCAGTCACCCTAAAGGTggtgaacatttatgcaaacccttattttaccttacacatttttgtttaattgacattactttgtagaaatctgttaccacattgacattaaagagtgtttttttttttcttctaaaatcCAGATTATagtgaccatgattgatttataaaatcaatcaaaggttaaaacatccaagaggtcGAATACTTAATATAGACActgtatttgatttaatttcattttggCTCATTTATCTCAGTGACTCTGGAACATGCTGCTGCTTTAACGTGAATTTCTTGGGATGAAATTTGAATGTTATTGCACGAAAATGaactaaaattaaatgtaatgaTGCAGTTTGTTCAGATACATCTAAGGTAACAATATTAATCAAATAAATTCAAGTGGTAGCACTGTTGTCGAAGACTACAGTGTATTCAATTTTAATACTGGTTTACTAACAGACTGGCTGCAAACAGGACCAGGTTTGCCTGAAAAACACTCAGCACTGCTCTATAATTTGGAGAACTTAAAGACAGACTGACCGAGTCCCATCTGTAGAGTGTAAAATATGATGCCAAGCACGCTGTTGGGCTGGTTCAGAGGACTATCTTTGTCTACAAAGAACTGGACCAAACCAAAACCACGTCCCCATCTGCCAAAATAAAGCAAAGTTAGGAGTGAGGAAAAAAGACAGGTTTCATCTCATGCAAACTATAATAAGGGTTCAGTTTATTTTGTGGTCAGTAAATTGACATGGCATGATAGACAGGGTTTGTTGttctttaaatggaaaatatCTGATGAGAAGCTCCAAAGAATGTCAACACGTGGCAAAAGCAGAGGAGTTTACCCTGCCATGAAAAAGACTTTTCTAACCCACAGCATGCATCTAAGTACACGTATTTGTGATTCTGTACAGCACAGCAGTTACGAGCTGGTGAGGAATTTCAAAGCCTACCTGGAGGTAAAAACTTTGGAGCAGCTCACAGACGCCCCTAGGTCGCACATCGCCCTGTAATCTGGGTCACTCTCTCTGGACAGCTCGACGTGAAGCGCGTAAACAGACAAACTCAATCCGAAAACGCAGAGAAATAAGCGCGTTTTCCTCTCCCACGTCGGCACAGCCATGTTTATCACTAATATAATCTCCTCAGTGGGCCAAAAGATGAGAGGAATTTCCTGCTATACCTTATTTTTCGCCCAAACTTCAAGAAAGAGACCCTCCTGCTGGAGACGACGTGTTAAAAGTCAGATTCTCTCTTTTGATTGGTTCGCTGGATTTTGTCCCCGCTGCTCATTCGCCAGTTTCACAGATGTTGCAGCAGTAGGAGGCgtgtttactgtgtgtttacCGTGGACTTCAATCTGTTTGCCTTTGGGGGAGATATTAAGATGTCCCCACTGCTCTTAAAATGAAACTGCACCTGAGTATATTTACACTTTCACATTATTTTGTAACCTGCCGACCCAACACCTTAGATGAAACCCTTACAGGGTCTAGttagaaaaacacagaggcagGATTGGCACtaaatttaaagtaataaatgcactattttaaatgtaaaaaaatgtaaatcttgttttttttaatttgaaatggtAATCCAattgaaattaaacattttaagtgtctttatgGCTAGTAAAAAAGTGCATAGCAGGGTCCAAAtctcattttaaaccatttgcCTTCTTCAGTCTGTTTCCTTACTACAGGTGGTAGATTTTTAACAGTGATATTAGTTGCATTCACAAATTAATCCAAGGCACATAATACAGATgaagacaaaattattagccacCCTATGAAAAGTTAGTTTTTCCCAAGTGCTGTGAAACAGAACAAAGAATTTCAATCACAGCTTTCCCCAAAACCCCAGTCTTATTttggatgctaacattattttactttgcacacagaaaaaaaataatctcaCAAAAACCTACCAAGGTTGAATTTATTACTTATTTGTGTACTCTTCTTGTCATTTATCATAGTTTTCAacacttggaaatgctgtgTTAACTTTGTATATCTTCCTTCTGCTTCATGAgtatcaacaattctttttctcagaTCTAAACTaactaattttgtttttgccatgataCTTTCTCAGTGACAGCTCCACCTCTTTCTGAAGTTTTGTACTGCTTGTAAATTGGAAGATAACCCttagttttaacttgattttacaggATCTGAGTATAACAAAGAAAGCACATCATTTCAGAACAATGGTTTTTGttatggctcaacaaaaaggttACTTCTAAGGGGATAATACTTCAGACACTGGtagtttttgtaaaatatttttccctgtgtgcaaaaaatatatataaaaaataaataactaataataatgataataacgtAAGCATCCAAACTAACAGTAGGATGATTTGAAAACCTGTGTTAAAAGTCCATTGCTCTTTTGAACAGATCTTGgaaagtacttttaaaaatgcaattttcatAGGAGGTCGAATAATTTCGTCCTCATCTGAATGTTATTTTAGATGTTAAATGTGAAGATTGCTATTAACTTGAGTGGTCTGGCAAACATAGAGAATGaaaaagtaattattttttagatttatgtGAATCAATATATGATAAAATCTATATACATTAAAAATTTTCTGTCATGAGTAAGACTAAAAGTATGGATTTCCCCCTTGAAGGCAACCTTACAGCAGATAAAGTCCCTCATACACAAGAAGTTGTAGATGCAGGTAATTTGTCCCACCGCGGCTCCTCCTAAATCATTAATTTCTGGAAAACGGCGTCACCACCGAAAAAACAGTGACCCTACTGTTTGTCGTAATGTCCCGCCCACCCGCACGTCCCTTGCTCCCATTGGATATTCAACCGGACGCCCATCTGTGTCATTGGCCCGCCGCTTGGCACTCAAAACCTACACGGAACTGCATGAGGAAGCGGTAGACAAAAACAGGAGACAGCAGTGAAACTACGAGATAAAAACACATTCTCGGATGCCGTGTTTGTATCACAAggtgaaaatgtgttattttattatcataCGAGTTTCTCCGGAGTCCCGTTTTATCGTATGAAGCGAGAAAGTCACGGTGTAACGGTTAACGTTCCTATAAAGCCTGAGCTGCAGGTAACTAGCCTACGCCCCTGCGTCAGAAAGTGGGTAAGGCTGTGTCTCTACCGGGTGATTAGTTTGATTTAAACACTGTGTGACAAAATTTAGCGGGTACTTTAAATACAGCgtacttttattgttttgtacGTTTCCGGTCATGACCTAGAGACGTCCTTTGACTGAGAGCGGCAGGTTTGGTCATTTAACGGCAGGCCTATGTATCGTTATGGGAAATTGTTAGGCAGCAGGTTGGTCACGCCTCAGTCATACCTTTTCCGCTTATATCAGGGTTCATAATCGATTTATTAGGGTTTAAACGTTAACAAAGCATTCGAGTCAATATTCAA
Protein-coding regions in this window:
- the vkorc1 gene encoding vitamin K epoxide reductase complex subunit 1, which codes for MAVPTWERKTRLFLCVFGLSLSVYALHVELSRESDPDYRAMCDLGASVSCSKVFTSRWGRGFGLVQFFVDKDSPLNQPNSVLGIIFYTLQMGLGLSLSKKAAAFLVFSSWVSVAGSLYLASILAFVLGDFCVVCVSTYIINFALLFTNLKRRGAIEGMKEKTG